In Cucurbita pepo subsp. pepo cultivar mu-cu-16 chromosome LG04, ASM280686v2, whole genome shotgun sequence, the following are encoded in one genomic region:
- the LOC111792851 gene encoding probable ubiquitin conjugation factor E4 translates to MATSKSQRSPEEVEDIILRKVFLVSLTPPSDSDSRTVYLEQTAAELLSEGKELRISRDVMERIIIDRLSGTFPSAEPIFQYLIGCYRRAHDETKKIASMKDRNLRSEIEMALKQAKKLTVSYCRIHLGNPELFSGGDLGTNSTTSPLLPLIFSEVGSSMDGFGASTSVGGAYQCPPGFMEEFFRDSDFDTLDPILRGLYEDLRGTVLKVSALGNFQQPLRALRFLVSFPIGAKSLVNHPWWIPPGKYSNGRVIERTSILGPFFHVSALPDHAIFKSQPDVGQQCFSEASTRRPSDLLSSFTTIKTVMNNLYDGLAEVLLSLLKNTETRENVLEYLAEVINRNSSRAHIQVDPLSCASSGMFVNLSAIMLRLCEPFLDANLTKRDKIDPKYVCYGNRLELRGLTALHASSEEVTDWINNGTQLKTDNSGQFSDSESRLLQSQEASSSGSNATIESSTTKARSNSEKTRYPFICECFFMTARVLNLGLLKAFSDFKHLVQDISRCEDTLATLKAMQGQGPAPQLEMDVARLEKEIELYSQEKLCFEAQILRDGSLIQQALTFYRLMVVWLVGLIGGFKMPLPSSCPMEFASMPEHFVEDAMELLIFASRIPKALDGINLDDFMNFIIMFMASPEYIRNPYLRAKMVEVLNCWIPRRSGSSVTATLFEGHQLSLEYLVRNLLKLYVDIEFTGSHTQFYDKFNIRHNIAELLEYLWQVPSHRNAWRMIAKEEEKGVYLNFLNFLINDSIYLLDESLNKILELKELEAEMSNTAEWEQRPAQERQERTRLFHSQENIIRIDMKLANEDVSMLAFTTEQITAPFLLPEMVERVASMLNYFLLQLVGPQRRSLSLKDPEKYEFRPKELLKQIVHIYVHLARGDKENIFPAAISKDGRSYNEQLFNAAAVVLRRIGEDGRIIQEFIALGNKAKDAASEAMDAEATLGDIPDEFLDPIQYTLMKDPVILPSSRITVDRPVIQRHLLSDSTDPFNRSHLTSDMLIPNEELKARIKEFIMSKKLKRQPEGGVAMQSSKATIQPTSGEMLID, encoded by the exons ATGGCGACCTCCAAATCCCAAAGGTCTCCTGAGGAGGTGGAAGACATTATCCTTCGTAAAGTTTTCCTTGTCTCTCTCACCCCTCCTTCCGATTCCGATTCTCGCACCGTCTATCTCGAGCAAACCGCCGCCGAGCTCCTTAGCGAAGGCAAGGAATTGAGGATTTCGAGGGATGTAATGGAGCGTATCATAATTGATCGTTTATCCGGTACTTTTCCCTCTGCCGAACCTATTTTTCAGTACCTAATCGGCTGCTACCGTCGGGCTCACGACGAGACTAAGAAAATTGCCTCCATGAAGGATAGGAATTTACGGTCTGAGATTGAGATGGCGCTCAAACAAGCCAAGAAGTTGACGGTTTCCTATTGTAGGATTCATTTGGGGAATCCTGAATTGTTTTCGGGTGGGGATTTGGGTACTAACTCCACTACTTCGCCTTTGCttcctttgattttctctGAAGTTGGTAGCTCCATGGATGGATTTGGGGCTAGTACCAGTGTTGGTGGAGCCTATCAGTGCCCTCCGGGTTTCATGGAGGAGTTTTTCCGGGATTCGGATTTTGATACATTAGACCCCATATTGAGGGGGTTGTACGAGGATTTGAGGGGTACCGTCCTTAAAGTTTCGGCTCTTGGGAACTTCCAGCAGCCCTTAAGGGCACTTAGGTTTCTTGTTAGTTTTCCCATTGGGGCTAAATCTTTGGTTAATCATCCATGGTGGATTCCCCCTGGTAAATATTCCAATGGCCGTGTCATTGAGAGGACAAGTATTTTGGGGCCTTTCTTCCATGTCAGTGCTCTGCCCGACCATGCCATTTTTAAGAGCCAACCTGATGTTGG GCAGCAATGCTTTTCAGAAGCATCAACTCGTAGACCATCTGATTTACTCTCTTCATTCACTACAATTAAAACAGTCATGAATAACTTATATGATGGTCTTGCGGaagttcttctctctcttcttaaGAACACAGAGACCCGTGAAAATGTTCTTGAGTATCTTGCAGAGGTGATAAATAGAAACTCATCAAGGGCTCATATACAG GTTGATCCTCTCTCCTGTGCAAGTTCAGGCATGTTTGTTAATCTCAGTGCCATCATGCTACGTCTTTGTGAGCCATTTCTAGATGCAAACTTGACCAAAAGGGATAAAATTGATCCGAAATATGTATGTTATGGTAACCGCTTGGAGTTAAG AGGATTAACTGCTCTACATGCATCGTCTGAAGAAGTTACAGACTGGATTAATAATGGTACTCAGTTGAAAACTGATAACTCCGGGCAGTTCAGTGACAGTGAAAGTCGCTTGCTGCAATCCCAAGAAGCTTCTAGTTCTGGCAGTAATGCTACAATTGAATCTTCTACTACAAAGGCAAGATCGAATAGTGAGAAGACTAGGTACCCTTTCATATGTGAGTGCTTCTTTATGACTGCAAGGGTGCTGAATTTGGGCTTGTTAAAAGCATTTTCGGACTTCAAGCATTTAGTACAG GATATATCTAGGTGTGAAGATACATTGGCCACACTCAAAGCCATGCAAGGACAAGGGCCTGCTCCACAGCTTGAAATGGATGTAGCTCGCCTTGAGAAGGAAATAGAGTTGTACTCACAGGAAAAGCTTTGTTTTGAAGCTCAAATACTGAGG GACGGGAGTCTAATCCAGCAAGCTCTTACTTTCTATCGATTAATGGTCGTATGGTTAGTTGGTTTGATTGGTGGATTTAAAATGCCTCTTCCATCAAGTTGCCCGATGGAATTTGCATCCATGCCAGAGCATTTTGTGGAAGATGCAATGGAATTGCTTATATTTGCTTCCCGAATTCCAAAAGCTTTGGACGGTATCAATTTG GATGATTTTATGAACTTCATCATTATGTTTATGGCAAGTCCGGAATATATTAGAAATCCTTACTTAAGAGCAAAGATGGTTGAAGTTCTCAACTGCTGGATTCCTCGTAGAAG TGGTTCATCTGTAACAGCAACATTATTTGAAGGCCACCAACTATCACTCGAGTATCTTGTTAGGAATCTCTTAAAGCTTTATGTGGACATTGAGTTCACTGGTTCACATACACAG TTTTATGACAAGTTCAACATCCGTCATAATATTGCCGAACTTCTCGAATACCTTTGGCAGGTTCCTAGTCATCGTAATGCTTGGAGAATG ATTGCCAAGGAAGAGGAGAAGGGTGTTTACTTGAATTTCTTGAACTTCCTAATCAATGATAGCATATATCTTCTTGATGAAAGCCTTAATAAGATTCTCGAACTTAAAGAGCTTGAAGCTGAAATGTCAAATACTGCAGAATGGGAGCAACGACCTGCTCAAGAGAGGCAGGAGAGAACTAGGCTATTTCACTCCCAAGAAAAT ATCATCCGGATTGACATGAAATTAGCAAATGAGGATGTGAGTATGCTCGCATTTACAACAGAGCAAATCACAGCTCCTTTCCTACTTCCAGAGATG GTCGAACGGGTGGCCAGCATGCTTAATTATTTCCTCCTGCAACTTGTTGGTCCTCAGCGAAGATCTCTTAGTCTGAAAGACCCTGAAAAGTACGAATTCCGTCCAAAAGAGTTGCTTAAGCAG ATTGTTCACATATATGTTCATCTGGCGAGAGGCGATAAGGAGAATATTTTCCCAGCTGCCATTTCGAAGGACGGAAGATCGTATAACGAGcag TTGTTCAATGCTGCAGCAGTTGTACTTAGACGAATTGGAGAAGATGGTAGGATAATACAGGAATTTATTGCTCTTGGTAACAAGGCAAAGGATGCAGCTTCAGAGGCCATGGATGCTGAGGCTACTCTAGGAGATATACCGGATGAATTCCTTGACCCGATCCAA TATACTTTAATGAAGGATCCTGTGATCTTACCTTCTTCAAGGATCACGGTCGACAGACCCGTAATTCAAAGACATCTCCTTAGCGATAGC ACCGACCCATTCAACCGGTCTCATCTGACTTCGGACATGCTAATACCAAACGAAGAACTGAAAGCAAGGATCAAAGAGTTCATCAtgtcaaaaaaattgaagaggCAACCAGAGGGAGGGGTTGCGATGCAGAGCAGCAAGGCGACGATCCAACCCACAAGCGGAGAAATGTTGATTGATTAA
- the LOC111792875 gene encoding phosphatidylinositol 3,4,5-trisphosphate 3-phosphatase and protein-tyrosine-phosphatase PTEN1-like yields MGAKFSKPSQAKDSAKVENLSLQHHLINYLSKSFYIRNLVSKQRRRMLVAGYDLDMSYITDHVLAMSFPAERMRAMYRNPLWQVKSVLDMRHQGHYKIYNLCIEESYDPSHFHGRVESFPFDDNHVPPLQMIKLFCENVSSWLSSHPKNIAVIHCMAGKGRTGLMVCAYLVYCGMSPEDALQLYAQRRTTNNEGVSIPSQRRYVGYWAKCLSFPKGVYNGPPEVKLPEPCRRELQRIRLYDTVNTESIFFVVSELQEIPSQLYRPSMELTRNRCRQFKKGYERYDSPRYFLSFVEGKNEENEPELEPHLVVQMDTECSALYHKTCLDYNFEKPLPLTGDVRIIFYAKMFGGRLFYACFNTAFIKNSLLQLRLPDLDKVGKKGRSICGPSFCLELVFGPANARHSFFTSSDDEK; encoded by the exons ATGGGGGCTAAATTTTCAAAGCCGAGTCAGGCGAAGGACTCGGCGAAGGTGGAAAACCTTAGTCTGCAACACCATCTCATCAATTATCTATCAAAAAGCTTTTACATCCGTAACTTGGTATCCAAGCAAAGGAGGCGCATGCTTGTCGCCGGCTATGATCTTGACATGTCATACATCACAGATCATGTTCTGGCAATGTCATTCCCTGCCGAACGTATGCGTGCAATGTATCGTAACCCCCTATGGCAGGTAAAGTCCGTATTGGACATGAGGCATCAAGGACACTACAAG ATCTATAATCTTTGCATTGAAGAATCATATGATCCATCACATTTTCATGGGCGTGTGGAGTCATTTCCTTTCGATGATAATCATGTTCCACCTCTACAGATGATCAAACTTTTCTGTGAAAATGTCTCTTCATGGCTATCATCCCACCCAAAGAATATTGCAGTTATACATTGCATG GCTGGAAAAGGTCGAACTGGATTGATGGTATGTGCCTACTTGGTTTACTGTGGCATGTCACCAGAGGATGCACTTCAGCTGTATGCTCAGAGGCGGACAACCAATAATGAAGGA GTATCAATTCCAAGCCAACGACGGTATGTGGGATACTGGGCAAAGTGTCTTTCCTTTCCCAAGGGAGTTTATAATGGACCACCTGAGGTGAAGTTGCCCGAACCGTGTAGGAGAGAGTTGCAGAGAATTCGTCTTTATGACACAGTTAACACTGaatcaattttctttgttgtctCAGAATTGCAGGAG ATTCCTTCTCAGCTGTACCGTCCATCTATGGAACTTACCAGGAATCGTTGCAGACAATTCAAGAAAGGTTATGAGAGATATGACAGTCCTCGttactttttatcttttgttgAAGGCAAAAACGAAGAGAATGAACCAGAACTCGAACCCCATCTTGTTGTTCAAATGGACACCGAGTGTTCTGCACTGTACCACAAAACCTGCCTTGACTACAATTTTGAGAAGCCTCTACCA CTAACTGGAGATGTGCGCATCATATTCTACGCAAAGATGTTCGGAGGGCGTCTCTTCTATGCTTGCTTCAACACAGCTTTCATTAAAAACAGCTTGCTACAG CTGAGGTTGCCGGATTTGGACAAAGTTGGGAAAAAGGGAAGGTCAATTTGTGGTCCTTCCTTCTGCTTGGAGTTGGTATTTGGTCCTGCAAATGCAAGACACTCATTTTTTACTTCATCAGATGATGAAAAGTGA